In Pseudomonas fakonensis, one DNA window encodes the following:
- a CDS encoding YebC/PmpR family DNA-binding transcriptional regulator yields the protein MGAQWKAKHRETAANAKGKIMGKLAKEIQIAAKSGADPDMNPRLRLAIVQAKKASMTRETLERAIKKGAGLDGEAVQYHAVSYEGFAPHQVPLIVECLTDNINRTVAQIRVLFRKGQLGASGSVAWDFNHVGLIEATPEGDADPEMAAIEAGAQDFEEGEEEGSTLFITDTTDLDAVQKALPEQGFTVTSAKIGYTPKNPVSAASLSAEALAEVEAFLEAIDENEDVQNVYVGLTD from the coding sequence ATGGGCGCACAGTGGAAAGCCAAGCATAGAGAGACCGCGGCCAACGCCAAGGGCAAGATCATGGGCAAGCTGGCCAAGGAGATCCAGATCGCCGCCAAATCCGGCGCCGACCCGGACATGAACCCGCGCCTGCGCCTGGCCATCGTCCAGGCCAAAAAAGCCTCGATGACCCGTGAAACCCTGGAGCGCGCCATCAAGAAAGGCGCCGGCCTTGACGGCGAAGCCGTGCAGTACCACGCGGTCAGCTACGAAGGCTTCGCCCCGCACCAGGTGCCGCTGATCGTCGAGTGCCTGACCGACAACATCAACCGCACCGTGGCGCAAATCCGCGTGCTGTTCCGCAAGGGCCAGCTGGGTGCCAGCGGCTCGGTGGCCTGGGACTTCAACCATGTCGGCCTGATCGAGGCCACCCCGGAAGGTGACGCGGACCCTGAAATGGCGGCCATCGAAGCCGGCGCCCAGGACTTCGAAGAAGGTGAAGAAGAGGGCTCGACCCTGTTCATCACCGACACCACCGACCTGGACGCGGTGCAAAAAGCCCTGCCAGAGCAAGGCTTCACCGTCACCTCGGCAAAAATCGGCTACACCCCGAAAAACCCGGTCAGCGCCGCCAGCCTGAGCGCCGAAGCCTTGGCCGAAGTCGAAGCCTTCCTCGAAGCCATCGACGAAAACGAAGACGTGCAGAACGTCTATGTCGGCCTGACCGACTGA
- a CDS encoding LysR family transcriptional regulator produces MSPTFASLSLAHLRTLDCLLQLKNLSHAAERLGCSQSALSRQLASLREAFDDPLLVRQGRGYVLSEHAETLVEPLRQVLDELAALRQPAAFDPARCERRFCLAASDYVAEHMLPLLVAALEREAPGVSLEYRTWQAGQYAMLASGEIDLATTLFDESPPNLHGRLLGEDRAVALMRHDHPLVATAALGQEDYLAFKHVRVSGGGDKDSFIDRHLRAQGLQRRVSLEVPFFSAMVQVLGNGQALATVPEHIARQLARLHGLAWRPLGFVEHTQRYWVVWHQRLQASAEHRWLRNRVYELWRQSQFGVQGGHAPLP; encoded by the coding sequence ATGTCCCCCACCTTCGCCTCCCTCAGCCTCGCCCACCTACGCACCCTCGACTGCCTGCTGCAGCTGAAGAACCTCAGCCATGCCGCCGAGCGCCTGGGTTGCAGCCAGAGCGCGTTGAGCCGCCAATTGGCCAGCCTGCGCGAGGCCTTCGACGACCCGCTGCTGGTGCGTCAAGGCCGCGGTTACGTGCTTAGCGAGCACGCCGAAACCCTGGTGGAGCCGCTGCGTCAGGTGCTCGACGAGCTGGCCGCCCTGCGCCAGCCGGCGGCCTTCGACCCGGCCCGTTGCGAGCGGCGCTTTTGCCTGGCCGCCTCGGACTACGTGGCCGAACACATGCTGCCGCTGCTGGTGGCGGCACTGGAGCGCGAGGCGCCGGGGGTGTCGCTGGAATACCGCACCTGGCAGGCCGGGCAATACGCCATGCTGGCCAGTGGCGAGATCGACCTGGCCACCACCTTGTTCGATGAGTCGCCACCCAACCTGCACGGCCGCCTGCTGGGCGAGGACCGCGCAGTGGCGCTGATGCGCCATGACCACCCGCTGGTAGCAACGGCCGCCCTGGGCCAGGAGGACTACCTGGCGTTCAAGCATGTGCGGGTGTCTGGCGGCGGCGACAAGGACAGCTTCATCGACCGCCACCTGCGCGCCCAGGGCCTGCAACGCCGGGTCAGCCTGGAGGTGCCGTTCTTCAGTGCCATGGTGCAGGTGCTGGGCAACGGCCAGGCGCTGGCCACGGTGCCCGAGCATATCGCCCGCCAGCTGGCGCGCCTTCACGGGCTGGCCTGGCGGCCGCTGGGCTTTGTCGAGCACACCCAGCGTTACTGGGTGGTGTGGCACCAGCGCCTGCAGGCCTCGGCCGAGCACCGCTGGCTGCGCAACCGGGTGTACGAGCTGTGGCGCCAGTCGCAGTTCGGCGTGCAGGGCGGGCATGCGCCTTTGCCATAG
- a CDS encoding FAD-dependent oxidoreductase yields MRPFWLQQALDLQEEALCPPLQGDARCDVCIVGGGYTGLWTALMLKEQAPQLDVLLIEADICGAGASGRNGGCALSWSAKYFTLERLFGVAEAVRLVSESERSIGAIGAFCTANGIDCDYRMDGTLYTATNKAQLGGTDAVIAALQRQGINSFQRLALQQLQRLAGSERHLEGWFSPAAATVQPGRLVRGLRRVALQRGVRIHEGTAMTGLAHGAPAQVHTARGTIRADRVVLGLNAWMARAFPQFERSVAIVSSDMVITEPCPQLLRQIGLDSGVSVLDSRIFVHYYHNTSDGRLMLGKGGNTFAYGGHMLPVFDQPSPYQPLLRESLAEFFPALAQVPLAASWNGPSDRSVTGLPFFGRLDGQGNVFYGFGYSGSGVGPCHMGGQILSSLALGLDNPWTRSPLVKGPLGQFPPEPIRYLGSLMVRNAIRRKERAEDRGLRPRRLDVRLARFAAAAGKADKG; encoded by the coding sequence ATGAGACCGTTCTGGCTGCAACAGGCCCTGGACCTGCAAGAAGAGGCCCTGTGCCCGCCGCTGCAAGGCGATGCCCGCTGCGATGTGTGCATCGTCGGCGGTGGCTACACCGGGCTGTGGACCGCGTTGATGCTCAAGGAGCAGGCGCCGCAGCTGGACGTGCTGTTGATCGAGGCCGATATCTGCGGCGCCGGTGCCAGTGGGCGCAATGGCGGTTGTGCGTTGTCGTGGTCGGCCAAGTACTTCACCCTCGAGCGCCTGTTCGGGGTGGCCGAGGCGGTGCGCCTGGTCAGCGAGTCGGAGCGCAGCATCGGCGCGATCGGCGCGTTCTGCACGGCCAACGGCATCGATTGCGACTACCGCATGGACGGCACCCTGTACACGGCGACGAACAAGGCCCAACTGGGCGGTACCGACGCGGTGATTGCCGCGCTGCAGCGCCAGGGCATCAACTCGTTCCAGCGTCTGGCGCTGCAGCAGCTGCAGCGCCTGGCCGGCTCCGAGCGCCACCTCGAGGGCTGGTTCTCGCCGGCCGCCGCCACCGTGCAGCCCGGGCGCCTGGTGCGCGGGCTGCGCCGGGTGGCCTTGCAGCGCGGGGTGCGCATCCACGAAGGCACGGCCATGACCGGCCTTGCCCATGGCGCGCCGGCCCAGGTGCACACGGCCCGCGGCACCATCCGCGCCGACCGCGTGGTGCTGGGCCTGAACGCGTGGATGGCGCGGGCCTTCCCGCAGTTCGAACGTAGCGTGGCAATTGTTTCCAGCGACATGGTGATCACCGAGCCTTGCCCGCAGCTGCTGCGCCAGATTGGCCTGGACAGCGGCGTCAGCGTGCTCGACTCGCGGATTTTCGTGCACTACTACCACAACACCTCTGACGGCCGGCTCATGTTGGGCAAGGGGGGCAACACTTTCGCCTATGGCGGGCATATGCTGCCGGTGTTCGACCAGCCTTCGCCGTACCAGCCGCTGCTGCGCGAGAGCCTGGCCGAGTTCTTCCCGGCACTGGCCCAGGTGCCGCTGGCGGCCAGCTGGAACGGGCCGTCGGACCGTTCGGTGACCGGCCTGCCGTTCTTCGGCCGGCTCGACGGGCAGGGCAACGTGTTCTATGGCTTTGGCTACTCGGGCAGCGGGGTAGGGCCGTGCCACATGGGCGGGCAGATTCTCTCGTCGCTGGCCCTGGGGCTGGACAACCCCTGGACCCGCTCGCCACTGGTCAAGGGGCCGCTGGGGCAGTTCCCGCCGGAGCCGATCCGTTACCTGGGGTCGCTGATGGTACGCAACGCCATTCGCCGCAAGGAGCGGGCAGAGGACCGTGGCCTGCGGCCGCGCCGGCTGGATGTGCGGCTGGCCAGGTTCGCGGCGGCGGCGGGGAAGGCGGACAAGGGCTAA